The following proteins are co-located in the Parafrankia discariae genome:
- a CDS encoding cytochrome P450, with translation MTTTELPKCPMDPTRDDRKSAALAAQRVRADAGARVVSGFGFGRAILRSATMLQAGAGSEQLQAGGGEHGPVFFLDGEEHRRRRTAIARFFTPKAISTRHRLVMERTSDELLARLRANGGGRLDELSYQLAVAVAAEIVGLTDSDQAAMARRIQATLLGTRLRGMHPAIRVGAQALTAVHAMRFFLRDVRPAIRSRRRERRDDVISHLIDEGYPDRAILIECMTYAVAGMVTTRELIVMVAWHLFDDDALRARFTAGDEADQTAIIEEILRLEPVAAMLHRRATADADLGVGSVREGELLAVSIRAANVDPETVGECPHALDPDRARRLKGVGSYLSFGDGSHRCPGAQVAIGETRVFLDRLMRLPDLRLARVPDMTWCDGLMSYELRGATVTCSRDLVPAARETGQDGGPRAGRT, from the coding sequence GTGACGACCACCGAACTTCCCAAGTGCCCGATGGACCCGACCCGTGACGACCGCAAGTCGGCGGCGCTGGCCGCCCAGCGGGTGCGCGCCGACGCCGGGGCGCGGGTCGTGAGCGGCTTCGGCTTCGGCCGGGCCATCCTGCGCAGCGCGACGATGCTGCAGGCGGGCGCCGGCTCCGAGCAGCTGCAGGCGGGCGGCGGCGAGCACGGCCCGGTCTTCTTCCTCGACGGGGAGGAGCACCGGCGGCGGCGGACGGCGATCGCGCGCTTCTTCACTCCCAAGGCCATCAGCACCCGGCACCGCCTGGTCATGGAGCGGACGTCCGACGAGCTGCTCGCCCGGTTACGGGCGAACGGCGGCGGGCGGCTCGACGAGCTGAGCTATCAGCTCGCCGTCGCCGTGGCGGCGGAGATCGTCGGCCTGACGGACAGCGACCAGGCCGCGATGGCGCGGCGCATCCAGGCGACCCTGCTCGGCACCCGGCTGCGCGGGATGCATCCCGCCATCCGGGTCGGGGCCCAGGCGCTGACCGCCGTCCACGCGATGCGGTTCTTCCTGCGCGACGTCCGCCCCGCGATCAGGTCGCGCCGCCGGGAGCGGCGGGACGACGTCATCTCGCACCTGATCGACGAGGGCTACCCCGACAGGGCGATCCTGATCGAGTGCATGACCTACGCGGTCGCCGGGATGGTGACCACCCGTGAGCTCATCGTGATGGTGGCCTGGCACCTGTTCGACGACGACGCGCTCCGCGCCCGGTTCACCGCGGGCGACGAGGCCGACCAGACCGCGATCATCGAGGAGATCCTGCGCCTCGAGCCGGTCGCCGCCATGCTGCACCGGCGCGCGACCGCGGACGCCGACCTCGGGGTGGGCTCCGTGCGGGAGGGCGAGCTGCTCGCCGTGAGCATCCGCGCCGCGAACGTCGACCCGGAGACGGTCGGCGAGTGCCCGCACGCGCTCGACCCGGACCGGGCCCGGCGGTTGAAGGGGGTCGGCTCCTACCTGAGCTTCGGCGACGGCAGTCACCGCTGCCCCGGCGCGCAGGTGGCGATCGGCGAGACCCGGGTGTTCCTGGACCGGCTGATGCGCCTGCCCGACCTGCGCCTCGCGCGCGTCCCGGACATGACCTGGTGCGACGGGCTGATGAGCTACGAGCTGCGCGGCGCGACGGTGACCTGCTCCCGGGATCTCGTCCCGGCGGCGCGGGAGACCGGCCAGGATGGTGGTCCGCGAGCCGGACGGACCTGA
- a CDS encoding cytochrome P450, which yields MSTVQTPLAAPPLLAALTAARRIDPYPTYRAIRESDPLPALELAGRRITLVTRHADASAVFQNPAFGHGHRENISPFRPDGDTDDGLDSLLRADPPHHTRLRRLASRAVTPSALATLTADITAFVTTLLDAALAAGEVDAVTALAQPTPLRVICHLLGIPAADEPVFGAWAAALIRGIDPDFLLTPDDIAARRQAQREMDDYFRRLIARVRTSPGTDLLSQLVEIHLGDDTLSESEILALCAVMLVAGQETTANLIASGILALLRNPDQLAVLRADPDLVPTAVDEMLRHEAPVQFLPRTALRDTELGGRPFRRGEGALVLVGSAHRDPAAFADPDRFLVTRYAAAAGGSAAGAAPVARHFGFGLGIHYCLGAALARLETEITFRLLLERTSGLALIGGPPVYRDQSTIRGLRELPVRLTA from the coding sequence ATGAGCACCGTCCAGACACCGTTGGCGGCTCCGCCCCTGTTGGCCGCGCTCACCGCCGCGCGCCGGATCGACCCGTACCCCACCTACCGGGCCATCCGCGAGTCCGACCCGCTGCCCGCGCTCGAGCTCGCCGGTCGCCGGATCACCCTGGTCACCCGGCACGCCGACGCCAGCGCCGTGTTCCAGAACCCGGCCTTCGGGCACGGGCACCGGGAGAACATCAGCCCCTTCCGCCCCGACGGCGACACCGACGACGGGCTGGACTCGCTGCTGCGGGCGGACCCTCCGCACCACACCAGGCTGCGCCGGCTGGCCAGCCGGGCCGTCACCCCGAGCGCCCTCGCGACGCTCACCGCCGACATCACCGCGTTCGTCACCACGCTCCTGGACGCCGCCCTGGCCGCCGGTGAGGTCGACGCCGTCACCGCGCTGGCCCAGCCGACCCCGCTGCGGGTGATCTGTCACCTGCTCGGCATTCCGGCCGCCGACGAACCGGTGTTCGGTGCCTGGGCGGCGGCGCTGATCCGCGGCATCGACCCGGACTTCCTGCTCACACCAGACGACATCGCCGCCCGCCGGCAGGCCCAACGCGAGATGGACGACTATTTCCGGCGCCTGATCGCGCGGGTCCGGACCAGCCCGGGAACGGACCTTCTCAGCCAGCTGGTCGAGATCCACCTCGGGGACGACACGCTGAGCGAGAGCGAGATCCTCGCCCTGTGCGCCGTGATGCTGGTCGCCGGGCAGGAGACCACGGCCAACCTCATCGCCAGCGGGATCCTCGCCCTGCTGCGCAACCCCGACCAGCTGGCGGTCCTGCGCGCGGACCCCGACCTCGTCCCCACCGCCGTGGACGAGATGCTGCGTCACGAGGCCCCGGTGCAGTTCCTCCCACGCACCGCCCTGCGCGACACCGAGCTCGGTGGACGGCCGTTCCGCCGCGGTGAGGGGGCCCTCGTGCTCGTCGGTTCGGCCCACCGCGACCCGGCGGCCTTCGCCGACCCGGACCGCTTCCTCGTCACCCGCTACGCCGCCGCCGCGGGCGGTTCGGCGGCCGGGGCCGCTCCGGTCGCCCGCCATTTCGGCTTCGGGCTGGGCATCCACTACTGCCTCGGCGCGGCCCTGGCCCGGCTGGAAACGGAGATCACCTTTCGGCTGCTCCTGGAGCGCACCAGCGGGCTCGCGCTGATCGGCGGCCCGCCGGTGTACCGCGACCAGAGCACCATCCGCGGGCTGCGGGAGCTGCCCGTCCGGCTTACCGCGTGA